The stretch of DNA GCACGGATCACGCAGATGTCTGGGATGTACTTTGAGGTCTGGAAGAAGTTCTGTGCAATGAAGGAAAGCGGAAAGATTAGATTAGGAAGACCGGCGTGAAGCAGGACTCTGTGATTCTGAAGAGGTGACGGTCAGAACCTCGTCGGAGATCTGCTGGGCGAGCCGGATGGACACGTTACGCAGCATACACTCGGAGGCAGGGTTGGGAATGCTCTGGAGAGCGTTCTGGAGCACCAGAGCCTGCTCATGGGTCGCCTGGTTGATCTGGAGGACAAACGCACTCACGTCACCAGGAAGAAACATAATAAAGTCTCCTATATGGACAGAAGGCTCACCGGAGACGCGGGGCTGGTTCCCTCCACCAGCGGCTGGCAGGCCTCCGCCACGGCCTTCACGTGTCCGAAGCCCACACCGGTCAGCAGCAGCTTGGAGATCTTCAAGGCGTTCAGGTAAGCTCCGCGCCGCGTCTCCATGTCAGCGCTGGGAAGGAAGTTGTTCCTGGTGAGCATGCCCAGGACCAGAGGAAGGCCACCGCTCTTCAGAAAGTTGTACTGGAAGTCACTGGCATCATCTCCCAGAGTTCCACTGGCCGGCATCAGCAGGGCATACACCACCTGAGGGAATAAAACACTCCTTACTGCTGCAGCACTCTGGGAACGTTCTGATAAAAGTTGTGATTGAGATTTAAAGTTGCAGTCCggaacattttttgttaaaaatcatctaaaaactcaatatttgagcaagtaCATAACCACCCTTACTTTAGCCCGCTTCACAGCAGTTagcttgtaataatgttttctaatttgagcGGTACAGGTTTTTACGGGAAATTTGAGAACGGCACGTCTGAAAACATGAAGAACATAAAGAAGCTCTAAGAAGAATAAGGTCTTTCCTCACCagagtcttgaaaaaaaaagttaccagCTATTTTCAGCATTCTTGTAATAATATCTGAACATGCAATACAACTAAAAGATCGGACCCACTACtttcaaacaaaataatatatattttttctagcctcaatcattgtttttgttgttttgttttgtttttttaaattaacaattgaATTTAGttaagtttcattaaaaaaaaaagcctttatcCCTTTCTGGATCACTGTAACATTAGGCAGTTATCAATTGTATGCAATTAGTGTTGATGatcacattatttttcatacaCATATGCTAATTTATCAGATCACTGATTGCtgcatctttgtttttaatcagcacTTTGTAGAATCATTCAGGAGATGATTGATAACACCCTCTAGATTATAACAGAGAACACGGAAAATTACACCTTTGACAGGAAAAGAGTGAAAATTACttaatagtattatattatataaaagccTGCAAGAAACAAAATGACGTTGTTAAACTGTAAAGCCAATATTCACggctgtctttaaaaaaaaaattcaaaatgttaaactgtcaaactttaatgaaaacaattcaGGAGTTCTTAAGATGTTTTAATCTAATctatattgtgatttattttgatgaatcatGCAGAAAAACCAGCGTTGCTCCTGAAGGTACCTCTGTGAGGTAGAGCACTTGAGAAGCGGACGGGCCGAAGAAGCGTGAATCCAGAGAAGGACTCAGACTGTTCTCTCCCAGCTTGGCGTGATCCAAACATATGGCCCGGAGGTTCTCCACGGTGGTGTTAtctgtgaacacaaacacacacttcagtgAGCTTCGGCGCTGGAGTCTGGGAGCAGGCCGTCTCCGTCTCGGATGATACCTGGAGGCATGAGCTTCATCAGGACTCGACCTCCGTCTCGCAGTAACGGCATGTTCAGGGTGCAGCCCAGATCAGCGATCTGCCACAGGAAGGAGATATAGCGCAGGTGCAGAGACATGATCTGAGGAGAGAAGAGACTACTCTGAGCCCATACCAACGAATGACTTGTGTCCCACAATATATTCTAACTAACTAAACACTTAACTTGACTGCAGCTATTATTTTGTAGTTCAGAATAGTGATCTCtatttgagaaataaaattgtgattGTCACATAATCCAGAGTCGTGCAGATCTAATTAGAGGCTTGATAGGTTTATATTAGGTCTGTCAAATTATATTAGTGCTATATTGggctcacacaaacacagtgatgtgcataatatacaaacaaacaatctccctaacattgttcgggaggcagacacactccgtcagtttaaatctagattaaaagaCACATCTCTATAACATAGCTGACATACACcacactaatacactttaattgcattaattagatcagcagGAACACTCCCTTTAACACACAATGCACTCGTTACATCGTAAAAAGACACTTAACAGTAAAGATacttggggacacttaatttctagtgacaATTATTGATGcagtctgtattgttaaaagcgatAGACTGATTGACTATATAGTgtctattattttataatgaggCATCAGTGAAAGTACGATCATGTGTTAGATCTTAGCTCTTAAAGTTACAGCAGCCAAATAACCCAATAACCCAGCTGTCAGTTCAtctaagaacaaaaaaaaagaggaaatcaaGAAGTTTTATAGCTTTAAAGATTTCtctatttaatatgtaatttagtGATAACTTCACTCAATTTCCTACTCGCCGTTATAATGGGTTTATGAAAAAACTTTGATTTCAGTCATGaagttgtattttgttttttttaatggcatctgtttttgtttctacATTAACTAGAAGATtgaattttaaattactttagaTTTAAGAACTATGATGTTAGCTGTGATTTATCAGGGTTAAACGTGAGATCAGTtcactgtttgacagcactagtccTCAGTATACTCAAGCAGATCTCTAATATCAGACACGGTTCTCACCACTCCGGGCAGGCAGCTCTCCACCTCGGGGTTCGGCCCGTCGCTGTAGTGGTTGGGGTGATTTCCGGGCGAGCCGGTGGACGAGTCGGACGAGCTGTCGGGGCTGGACGGCATGTTAGAGCTGACCTGTGTGAGCTTCGCTGTGATGAgctacagaaagagaaagattcAGCAGCTCATCTCTGGATACATCtcttcataaataatatatatgagggttttatatatatatatatatatatatatatatatatatatatatatattcaatactCGTTTATCAAACTAATTGTTTCATCTTTTTAAGGAAATTCaaagaataaatgctgttttggtgctctttgatgacacacacacacacacacacacacacacacacacacacacacactgctcacAGTTTTATCTTTGAGGTTGAGCTGTCCGATCAGCCGGCGGTCATCAGCGGGGTCCACCATCTCTCCTCCGATGAACAGCTCTACTTTGGTGTGTGTGCTGTTAGCTTTGATGCGTGAGAGGATCCCGCGGCGCACCGAGCCGATGGTGTCGTTGGTGTGGGACCAGATGTCCAGATCGTCCACCTGACGGCCCTGATTAGGAAACCTGACCACGAGAGTGATGTGCTTCCCCCGGAAGGCCCTGGACACAGAGAACCTTTCAGACCTTCACCTCACAGATCACAGAATTCATCTGcgtacattatttaaaaaaaatattttgaccttgttaaaataaaatgtgacgcATGGTGGACAATTTTGAGCCACAGAGCAAAAAAACCCTCCTCTAGCAATCCCAATGccccaaatactaattaaacatctaaaataatctttatttgcatgtttttaatagaaGTACTATTTTCTCTACTCactactataataaataataatcacacaCATAATAACCAGTATTTCTGGCAATTACTATCAGAGCAGATTAATCAGCAGAACTGACACATAGTTGACCTCTAATCACAGAAGCTGTggtttacagtgattttataaCAGATAAGAGGCAAGACACAGAGtggtttattgcttttataaaacggtTCTTCTGATCTCAATCACAGCATCTGGTAGTCTTTTATCACATTGGAACACTGTTATATTTTGTGGCTTCTCCTAGTTTTCCTAGTGATATCTACTCTATCAGGAAGCGgtgattttgttctctttgactcgtcgggtgtgtgtgtgtgtgtgtgtgtgtgtgtgtgtgactgaagaGGGTCAGTGCACCTGGACATGGGCAGGATGGTCCTCTCCTCGTGATAGTCGCTGTCACACTCGTTGATGTACTCTCGGAGAACGGTAAGAACCCGCACCATGCGTATGGCCTCCTGCCGGGCACAGTTAATGCTGTCCTTATCTCCGTCCAGAACACAGAGCGTGTCATACGAGGCTTTGAGTCGGTCGAAACACGACTGGATGAAGTCCTCGTGGATCTCTACCTGTGAAAGAGAACCGCAGCGGATCAGACCTGATTCAGTGGCGTGCTAGCAGCTAGCGGTCAGCGAGGAAGACCGGATCACCTGATTCACTTGAAGCTTTGGTCCCAGGTTGGTGTATATCTCCTTCAGCAGGTCTATGGCCCGAGCGGCGATGTCGTCGCTGCCCTGAATCACGACCTGTGGAGAAAAATCAGATTAAATGACAAACATGACCCTGATGAGCAGCGTTGATACTGCTGCTGAATGCTAGGTGCGTTCCCATCACAGATTTGCACAAGTTATAGCTGTGAAATTATGTGAAATGATAGCGTTTCTATTCAGTTCCATTAGATATTTTAGTTGCCTAATATTTTTCTTCGGATGTGTGAGAACTAAAACAAGGCTCAGTGTATCCGGAATCATGCTCTATTTTGAACAGCTCTAAATCTGATTAGCAGCGATTAAATgtttagcaaaaaaaacaaataaacccaGAATAAACATGTCTGATATATCTCACATTGGAATCCAAACTAGGAATGGATAATCAGAGTCAGAATGTGATCAAACCCAAACGACAACCAGCTCTTTACAGGAGGTTTAGAGATTTTACCCTCCAGAGGTAGTCGAGTCCGATCAGCTCCAGGTCGTCCATCATGTACGCCCTGCGTTTGGCCACCAGCTTGCCCTCTCTGCAGTTGACGGCTTTGAAGAagctctcgaagcacttcatgcCGTTCTCGGTGAGCAGCGTCGGGTCCAGCTGCAGAACGTTGTTCTCAAAGAAGTCCTTGTTGATGTCCGGGTCCAGGTCCGGCTCGTCACCCATCAGCTTGGAGTACCACTTAAAGCAGGCCTCGCGGTCGCACAGAAACACGGCGTTCTCCGCCAGACACTTCCAGATCTGCTTGGCCTGCGGAGCGCAAAGCCACAGCTGACCGTCCTTCAGCAGAAACCTGGACACGGTCACAAACTCCTTAATGTTCTGCATCAAACACATTAAACTAGGCAAAGCTCCACGCTAAATACTGATATACACTCAAGACTAAAACTGTTAAAGGAGAAGATATaatggtttccattaaaataccattagGAACTATTAACGTCTTCcagtaaaacaattacaaaattcCTTTTTGTTGTGCGTTTTGAGCATTTTTTCCAATAGGATGTGTCTAGATAAATTTGGGTTTGAGTGtatcttcaaaatatgtaaaCCATCCGAATGTGATTTACTTCATATGCTTTGGAAACATGCAGcattgaatgatttttttttatatgtgtgtctTTAGAGTCATCAGAagcaatagacaacaatacactgtatgagccaaaactatacatttttcttttatgctaaaaatcattaggatattaagatcatgttccatgaagatatttagcaaatttcctactgtaaacataaaaacctaaattacactaattttagtaatatgcattactaagaaCATTTGGACAACTTCCTGAATATTTAGATTCCCTCAGATTCCTGATTTACAGGAAATTTTATCTCAGTCAAATATTGTCAGATCCTAACAAACCAAACATCAAAGgatatatttattcagctttcagatgatgcaaacaaaaactggttttgtggtccagggtcacatatatgtttcgttttacatattatattatctatCTGTGAGACAAAGACGTCCCTGACCTCAGGAAATTGAGTCTCTCCTGCACTTCCTGTACGTGGCTGTACCGGCTTCCCTCTCGAACCGTCTGAGGATCAAACCCTGGATGCTCTGAGCCAAAGAAGTACAGCAAAAGTTGGTTTTCATGTACACTCTAACTGGAAGCAGAGCAATGCAGgtgctgagacacacacacacctttggaGAAGTGCCTCATGGTCTCCATGTACGCCGACAGGTTCTCTGCCACCAGCGTGACCAGAGCGTGATTGTGCTGGAGCTGGTTGATCAGATCGTGACGGTAGAAGACATGAGGACTCCTCTGCGTCTGACTGCACCAGAGAGGAGCGATAATCACACACCGCCAACAGAAGATCTCACAGACACCTGCTCGGAGACTCACCTGAGGTTCTGAGGAGCTTCTCCAAACAGGCTGCAGATCTCTCTGATCTGCTTCAGAGCTGGAATCACCCACTTATCATTGGTCCGAAGCTCCTCGATGAAGCGGTCGATCCACTGCATCTTCTGCGTGTCGCGGTCCTGAAAAACAAGTCCGGCGGTGAACCCTTCATTTCAACACCTCTAGACGGCACACAGGTGCATGATGGGAAGAGACCTGCGAGCAGCTGTAGTCCAGGATCTTGATGTGGGCGCTCAGAGCCTGGTCCATGATGTCCACGGGGACGTCATCGCTGTGAGCCAGGTTCCACAGCAGGTTGAGCACTTTATGAGCCATCACTCCGTCCTTATCATCCTCCGCCAGCCTCCGGATCAACTCCAGGAGCTTCTCCCGCTGCTTCTTACCTGCGTTCGTCCAACTTGCCTGCATCAGAACACAGAGTCACGGTACAGTCCCGGACAGAAACTAGTATCAGCAGCTAAAACATGGTTTATTTCCATCTTCTGCTGTAGTGAGTCAGtaaatatcagtttattttagaaactttCATTTGGCCATTAATTTAATAAGATATGAGATATTTgagatctgatcatcatcagtctgtctgaaaaaaactgaaactgagATTTAATCCAGAAGAACCGCTTCAAGAAAGATACCCGCAAAACTACAGAACtgttaaaaaggtaaaaatgccGTAAACTGATAACTCTGTTAACAATAATGtcataaattgattaaatatttaaataaaaatcaacatttagaGGTTATCTTTGTGTTTGAAGCAGTGCTCTTGAACAGTTTCTCAGGGGTTTTGTGGGTATCTTTCTTGAAGCGTCACGGAGACTCAGTTCTTCTGGATTGAATCTCAGTTTGTTCCGTTTCTTCAGATCAGATCTCGCtggattattataattaatggcTAAATTAATGTTTGGACTCACTGCAAATAACTGATTCAAACCATGTTTTGTCGTAATGATAATGACATTATAATGCCAGAGTGTTTCGGCAGACGCTCACCTTGAAGCAGTCGAACAGGTGATCCAGCTGCTCCGGGGAAAAATCCCACGCTAGCTTGGCCAAAAGATCATGGACGTTCTTGACGATCGCTTCGTGTTTACCAGCCTGAGAAAACACAAGGCAGTAATAATACACCTTACCTGGTCTACAACTGACTTCAGGCTGAAAGCAATCAAAAGGAAAtcttaaactgaactgaatcaacaatAAACTGACTTTAACTGAAAACTGCCTGTTTACTGCTGCGCTGTTATCAgagttttgtttgcattattgaCTATAAAAATGGTTTTCTGAGTCCTTTCTGGTCTGGACCAGGACTCTTTTCTATCAGGGAATCATGCAGAAAGATGTTTTGTCAGCAGGATGTTTTCCCAGCAGTAACAACAGTTTAGCTGGCTAGCATCTTCATTAGCATCTGTGTGCTGAGTAGTGTTCAGATGAGAAAATATGTGGAGAAACACTGAACGGCAGAGAGATTTCAGGCCGGTTAACTGGTATAACAGTAACTAGTTAGGCTAGTGGTGTGGCTGCGGAGACGAACCTGAGCTGCCCAGATGTTGTCCAGGTCCTGCAGGGTCAGAGCTTTCTCTTTAATGACGAAGCGCAGGATCTTCTCCAGCTTCTCCACGTACTGCGGCTGATGCAGACTGTCTCTCAGAACGATGGACAGAATGTTGTTCTGCTGAATCCATTCCTGACACAAATGACATCATCAGAACTTCCTGTAGCAGCCGTGAGTGCAGGAAGtgtctaatacacacacacactctcacacacgttGTGTTAGTGATTTAGacctgaaaaaaaattctttatcCCAAGTATGCTTATTAAATGTTATCACTTTGGACTAAACCCCATCTTGTCATACATGTGGTGCTTCTGGTGACTGAACTACTTTTCAAATCTAATTTTTCTTTATCAATCACCAAATCTTGGATTAATTCTGTTTATCAGAGTGTTTTCTTTTTGGAGGATATTAATCATCTGCCTCATTGATCTGAGCTTAGATCAagttttttgtgtaaatattgccaaaagtatccAAAAATGCTTTTGGTCACTCAAAAACTGAGGTCTAAGCTCAGATCAATGAGGCCTAAACCGCTGATTAAAACCAGAAATCTGTTAaatcttctctttctctgtgagCCGCACATCAGGGTCATGTTTAAGGTGAGGCCGAGTGTGTTCTTACAGCCATCCTCTCGGCGGTCAGCCACTCCTCTTCCTCTGGGTTCCCGTGTCGGTGAGTGTAATACGACACACTCGAGATCACCTTGTTCACTTCATTCAGTGCATTCATCTTCCCGTTAAACGAGGAAATCTGCAACAACCTGTAAAACAGACGAGAGCAGATCAGACTAGTCACATCACATCGACTTCACAACTACTAACTCAAGCTTCTAAACCAGAAACGATGGCTTACCGAAGGATCATTTTTAACCTGAAGATTTCCAGGTTCTTGACGGTTTCCTCTTGTCCTGGAACTCTAGACGCCAGGTTCTTCAAGGACTTTATGATCATGGACAGAGCATCGTTCTTGGCCTCGTTTTTGGCCTCCCTCTTCAGCTCCTCATCTGTGAGGTTCTCCAGGAACTGTGGGACCATCTCGATTATGGGTAAGAAGAACTTCTTCACAGTGTGCAAAGTCAAGAACTCGTAGCACTGGCCGAAAGGTCTGGAAGATAACGTAGAAATGATGAGACTCGGGAGAAGTCACAGCAGCTCAAAGAAGTGCACTTATTAAACGGGCATGGATCTGACGGACGTACTTGATGAGAGCTGCGATGATCTGCACGTTAAGAGCCTGGCCACTCATGAAGCGATCGTGCAGAATCTGGAAGCCGTTTAACGTCCCAAACTTATTGACGAGGTCCACCAGCCAACCCTGAACCAGAGACAGACCACACCGCTTACGCTCCAATACTATCAAGTCTGCTTTTAAAGGGATCaagaagtgttttttattttgtaatgtttcagGCAGTGATGTATAactggtgggcggggctaaatgAGCAGTTATGTGGGCTCGGTGGGTGGAGCTAAAAGGCAACTATGTAGAATTAATAGGAGGGGCTAAACAAGCTGTGATGTAGAATTGGTGGGAGGGGCTAAACAAGCTGCGATGTTAAAGCATTACAGCTGATGATCTTTTGTGGAGGCGGGGTTTATCCACACTATGACATCATAGAGTGGCACATTCCACAAGTTGCCtttaagctgtttttagacCAACCAAAGAATTGAGttctgaaaaacacattttatagcaCAATGACCTCGTATAGGCCAAaagattaaatgttaattaaattaaatattattctcTTTAATTAGACACTGTCACATGTAACTACGCTCTCAAGTGGAggattatttgttgtttttaatcaaactgtGCACTGCTTCAGTGCAATGACCTCCGGCTCTTCAGCTGAGATCTGACCTGGACCAATTGTTGAATAGACACCGTTTAACCAGAGGCTGATGGGTAAGAGAGAGCCTGAGATCAGGAGCAGAGCTGTACCTTCGGGGAGCGTGGGTCAGGCGGCCGGGCGAACAGCTCATCGTCAGCTAGCTGCGCTCCTGCAGGAACGCTCTCGGACGGACGCGTGCCGTTGTAGATGTGGAACTTGCAGTGCGGGTTAGTGGCCATGGCCAGCAGCTCCAGCAGAGGGAACCAGTCCTGAGCCAGCTTGACCACGCAGAGCTCCACCAGACGGTGCGCGTTGTTGATGATGCACCTCTGCTACGAGACGAGAGCGGCACATCAGCATCAGGGACACGCCCGAAGCGTCCGATCACACAGACCCAGACTCACGTGGATCTCAAACTTCCAGCCGCTCACAGCCTCGTCCGTCAGGATCTTCGTGAACGAGATCGTCAGGCCGTCGCGGAAGAACCTCTGACACGCCTCGCACCGCACGTCGAGCCCTGGACAGCACACACAGCACAAAACAATGACTGCAGCTGAACACCACATCTGTCCAAGCGCCATAATGACAGCTGATTTAATAGTTCATGATAATGACAACTACATAGTTCATGGTATTCTAAGTGGGTAAGAAGGCTATGATGATGATTagcattgcattattattatatactgtattataatgaaatatatactaATAAGAACTCAGATAAATCATGTGTTGTAGTGGTGTGTTTATTAGTCCACACTGAAtcaataaaagccattaaatCTTCTCGTCAGTAAggccggttctttgattagcggtaaatctccatcagaCAGAATTAAACACggagccgtagatcactgacaagatACGAAATACTGTGTTCAGTTTGCGGTGATTCATTGGAGGAgtttgtcagtgatctacggctgTGTGTGTATTAACGGCGTTTGCATTTGATCTGATTTACAGCTAATCAAAGAAGCGGCTTTTCTGATGAGATGCGCATGAATATACAGACACAGCCCCAGCTAGTGCTACAGACATAGTCTGGTTTTCTTCTGCAGGGTGTACTTGGAGATTCTCTGAGACTGAAAGATGCACATGAATCTAAATCACGACTGAGAAATCATTTCGATCATCTGTGACATCTGACCTTTTTTACTGAGATCTATAGCAGCTTCCAGCAGAACCTCCAGCTCTCCTTTGGGCAGGACCGGAACCACCCAGCGCGGCCTGAACCACAAGAAACCACATTAAACCACATTAAACCCCACAAACACAGAGATTCCCTGCCCAGACGCTGCTGACCGGTTGATCATGTCGTCCAGCTTGGCCAGGTCTGTGTGGGGGAAGGCaggctcctcctcttcctgtgTGGGCGGGGCCTCCCCCTGCCCCACCTCCTCTGGTGGACTGATAGGAGACGTCTCATTGGAGGAGTTCGGCGAGGGCGTCTAAACTCAACAGAAACAGTATTTATCCAGTTTACTAAAGCTTTggttaataatagtattaatctaaataataatatcaagaTTTGACCCTTTAACACTTGTACTctttacttgttttctttttattaaaaaaaaaagattcttaaatctttttttgtttaatctactatttcttttatataaatatgtctgTATATCGCTTTAGGCTGACCAAGATTTCCCACAGCAGCACATTACTGCTCTTTTTTTGATTGTGATTGCTTCCGTTATCATTTTTAAGATAAGTGTgtgctaaatgaataaagagATATATGAAATAATTGGACTAAGGCTGATAATACACAGGAAACTTTCTGAGCAATGTAGCCGACCTCCAGGTCAGACAGGGCCCATGACCGATCTGAAGTATCTAGACAGAAATTTGTTCTTTATTCTTTATGTAAAAGACATAGATTGCTCAAAGAGTTGCCCCGAGCTTCATCAGACTGTTCAACAATGACTGGCTAATCAGGCTTGAATAACGACTTGCTTTAAGACCTTCTCAAAAACATGTGAGGGTGTTGCATTTAAGAACTGAATAACAGCACTACAGGACAGCTTATATCTGTTTCTTCATTAATGCTGTTTATGACTGAGCTCTGGTCTCTGACCTGGTTCTGGGGCAGCAGGGTCTGGgtctggttctggttctgggTCTGGTTCTGGTTCTGAGCGTCCGGCGCCGGGCTCTGGCTCTCGTTGCCCCCCACGGGCGAGCCGCGGGTGGTGGCCGTCATGCTCGATGTGG from Puntigrus tetrazona isolate hp1 unplaced genomic scaffold, ASM1883169v1 S000000513, whole genome shotgun sequence encodes:
- the LOC122334291 gene encoding probable ubiquitin carboxyl-terminal hydrolase FAF-X isoform X4, which produces MTATTRGSPVGGNESQSPAPDAQNQNQTQNQNQTQTLLPQNQTPSPNSSNETSPISPPEEVGQGEAPPTQEEEEPAFPHTDLAKLDDMINRPRWVVPVLPKGELEVLLEAAIDLSKKGLDVRCEACQRFFRDGLTISFTKILTDEAVSGWKFEIHRCIINNAHRLVELCVVKLAQDWFPLLELLAMATNPHCKFHIYNGTRPSESVPAGAQLADDELFARPPDPRSPKGWLVDLVNKFGTLNGFQILHDRFMSGQALNVQIIAALIKPFGQCYEFLTLHTVKKFFLPIIEMVPQFLENLTDEELKREAKNEAKNDALSMIIKSLKNLASRVPGQEETVKNLEIFRLKMILRLLQISSFNGKMNALNEVNKVISSVSYYTHRHGNPEEEEWLTAERMAEWIQQNNILSIVLRDSLHQPQYVEKLEKILRFVIKEKALTLQDLDNIWAAQAGKHEAIVKNVHDLLAKLAWDFSPEQLDHLFDCFKASWTNAGKKQREKLLELIRRLAEDDKDGVMAHKVLNLLWNLAHSDDVPVDIMDQALSAHIKILDYSCSQDRDTQKMQWIDRFIEELRTNDKWVIPALKQIREICSLFGEAPQNLSQTQRSPHVFYRHDLINQLQHNHALVTLVAENLSAYMETMRHFSKEHPGFDPQTVREGSRYSHVQEVQERLNFLRFLLKDGQLWLCAPQAKQIWKCLAENAVFLCDREACFKWYSKLMGDEPDLDPDINKDFFENNVLQLDPTLLTENGMKCFESFFKAVNCREGKLVAKRRAYMMDDLELIGLDYLWRVVIQGSDDIAARAIDLLKEIYTNLGPKLQVNQVEIHEDFIQSCFDRLKASYDTLCVLDGDKDSINCARQEAIRMVRVLTVLREYINECDSDYHEERTILPMSRAFRGKHITLVVRFPNQGRQVDDLDIWSHTNDTIGSVRRGILSRIKANSTHTKVELFIGGEMVDPADDRRLIGQLNLKDKTLITAKLTQVSSNMPSSPDSSSDSSTGSPGNHPNHYSDGPNPEVESCLPGVIMSLHLRYISFLWQIADLGCTLNMPLLRDGGRVLMKLMPPDNTTVENLRAICLDHAKLGENSLSPSLDSRFFGPSASQVLYLTEVVYALLMPASGTLGDDASDFQYNFLKSGGLPLVLGMLTRNNFLPSADMETRRGAYLNALKISKLLLTGVGFGHVKAVAEACQPLVEGTSPASPINQATHEQALVLQNALQSIPNPASECMLRNVSIRLAQQISDENFFQTSKYIPDICVIRAVQKIVWASGCGMVHLVFSANEEISKIYEKTNAGNEPDAEDEQVCCEALEVMTLCFALLPTALDTLSKEKAWQTFIIDLLLHCQSKAVRQMAQEQFFLMATRCCMGHRPLLFFITLLFTVLGSTAKERAKHAGDYFTLLRHLLNYAYNSNINLPNAEVLLNNEIDWLKRIRDEVRRTGETGVEETILEGHLGVTKELLAFQTPEKKFYIGCEKGGANLIKELIDDFIFPASNVYLQYVKSGEFPAEQAIPVCSSPASINAGFELLVALAVGCVRNLKQIVDTLTDMYYLGCEALTEWEYLPPVGPRPNKGFVGLKNAGATCYMNSVIQQLYMIPPIRNGILAIEGTGSDIDDDMSGDEKQDNESNVDPRDDVFSYHQQFDDKPSLNKAEDRKEYNIGVLRHLQVIFGHLAASRLQYYVPRGFWKQFRLWGEPVNLREQHDALEFFNSLVDSLDEALKALGHPSMLSRILGGSFADQKICQGCPHRYECEESFTTLNVDIRNHQNLLDSLEQYVKGDLLEGANAYHCEKCNKKVDTVKRLLIKKLPPVLAIQLKRSDYDWERECAIKFNDYFEFPRELDMEPYTVAGVEGDEAPPESQVIAENCPAESDPKDGSRYRLVGVLVHSGQASGGHYYSYIVQRHGSGGDGQKDRWYKFDDGDVTECKMDDDEEMKNQCFGGEYMGEVFDHMMKRMSYRRQKRWWNAYILFYERMDAAGGDGELLKYISELTLAARTNQPKMPLTIEASVRKQNVQFMHSRMQYSLEYFQFVKKLLTCNSVYLNPPPGQDHLLPEAEEISMISIQLAARFLFSTGFHTKKVVRGPASDWYDALCILLRHSKNVRSWFAHNVLFAFPTRFSEYLLECPSAEVRGAFAKLIVFIAHFSLQDGPCPAPVTSPGASTQACDSVTLSDHLLRSVLNLLRREVSEHGRHLQQYFNLFVMYANLGLAEKTQLLKLSVPATFMLVALDEGPGPPIKYQYAELGKLYTVVSQLVRCCDVSSRMQSSINGPVLHQTDSLRVSSLFQVIYLWPIRTATPA